The DNA window ACCCCAGCGAGCCAAGCAGGGTCAGGGTCATCACCAGGCGTACAAACATGCGTAGAGAAAACGAGGAGGCAGCCATATTAAGTCCGCAGGTCATGCGTGATCCGATCACCGGTGGTGCCCTCGCTTAAAGCGAGCGTCAACGCGTGCCGGCGCGCGTGTATCTAAGGGGACGCAGATGTAACACAGCGTTAGCAGCACAGCAAATTCACCGGTGTCAGGGGCGCCGAAAGGGCATTGCCAGCGCCGCGCGATTCTATTAGACCTTTGCCAGCCGTGCGGTTTGCCGCGGAGAGCACGCTCCGCGGCAGCCGATCAATGATGTTACGTGACGAGCACGCCGGCGCACCGATGATGCGGTGGCGCCTCCCCGGATAAGAGCGTAGAGCCCGGCGACGTCCACAGACTCAGGTAAGCCCAGGTTATGGCTAAAGAAATTACGCAGGGATTGATTGGTGGCTTTGTGATGGTCGTGATCGTCGCATTCCTGGGCTCCCAGGTAGGCTTCGGTTGCTCGCACTACGAGCCCAGCGGGGCCGGTGGTGAGCAGGGCGCGGAGGCCCCGGCGGAAGCGGCCCCGGCCGAGGAAGCTCCGGCGGAAGAAGCGGCTCCGGCCGAGGAAGCTCCGGCTGAAGAAGCGGCCCCGGCCGAATAAGCAGCTAAATCCTGAGAGGGGACTGTGCGCGGCGATTCACTGTGCGGCCAGCCCCTCGGCAACCAGCGCGTAGGTTGCTTCCAGCAGGCGATCGCGGTCGGGCTCGTAGCCCACCGCGTAGGCGGCCTGAACGCCGTCGACCAGCGACTTGAGCGCGATGGCCGTGGCCCGGGTATCGATCGGGCGCAGGTGCCCGCGCTCGACCGCGTCTTCCAGGATCGCGGAGAGCCGATCGATGTAGGACTCCTGCAATTCCAGGAGCATCTGCCGGATCGCGTCGTCGCGCAGGGCCATCTCGGCGGCGATCAACATAAAGCGGGGCATGGATGCGTCGGCGGCGAAGGCTTCGATGAAGTGATCGCCCAGGCGAGCCAGTTGGGCCAGGAGATCGCTCTCCTGAGTCATGACATCGTCCATAAAGCCGGTCGAGCGGTCGAACTCTGCCTGCACCAGGGCGCGAAAGATCTCGCGCTTTGACGGAAAGTGAAAATACACTCCGCCTTTGGAGAGGCTGGCCGCGCGGGCGATATCGTCCATTTTGGTGGCGAAATAACCCCGTTCCAAAAAGCAGCTTCGGGCCGCCGCCAGGATCTGGTCGGCGCGTTCATCGGGGCTCTTGTGTTTGGTCACGCTCAGGCTCCTTGACGCAGGTCACCGCGAGCGGAGACGCCCGCGATCGCGCTCCCTTGTATGCGGGGCGGGCCGCAGGGCGCAACCACCATATGTGCAGACCTAAGGCGCCGTCTCGGAGGGGGCCGGGCGCCCCGCGGGAGAGTGGACTGGAAGGGCGAAACCCGGCTAGCCTGCCACTTTGACTCTGTGTTAGGCTCAAAAGGTCTAGACGACACGATCTTACAATCCACACGTCTGTCACCGATGGCGCCCACCGGCGCATCGCGTATGGCGCAACGCTCAACTCAGAAGGGGTTTTCGTGAGTCAGCGGACCGAGGCGTCGACCTGCTACGGTTATATCGGGGACCACTCCGGGCCCGCGCTCAGAGGCCACGTACTTTTCGTTGAGATTGCGAGGCAGCGAACCCTCCCTGTGCGCGTAGGCATCTGCAGTGGCTGAGAGCAACCGCGAGTGGACGAAGTTCGGGCGCTACGCCCTCCTGCAGAAGATCGGGGCCGGGGGCATGGCCGAGATTTTTCGCGCCAAGACCTTTGGGGCCGCGGGCTTTGAGAAAGAGTTCGCCATCAAGTTGATCTTGCCCTCGCTGGTCGACGATACCGAATTTGTCGACATGTTCATCAACGAGGCCAAGATCGCGGTGAGCCTGTACCACGCCAATGTGGTGCAGGTGTTTGATCTGGGGGAGATCGACCACCAGTACTACATCGCCATGGAGTTTGTGCATGGCAAAGATCTGCTCGATGTGCTCGCGCGCTGCGCGGAGCTCAACATCAAGATCCCGCTTAATCTCGTGCTCTTTATCGTCATGGAGATGCTCAAAGGGCTGGATTTTGCCCACCGAGCCAAAGATCCCTATGGCGACGATCTCAACATCATCCATCGCGATGTCAGCCCCTCCAATATCCTGATCAGCTACGCCGGCGATGTGAAAGTCGGTGATTTCGGGGTGGCTAAGGCGGCGATTCAACGCACGCTCACCGAGAGCGGTACGCTCAAGGGTAAGGTCGGCTACATGAGCCCCGAGCAGGTGATGGGCGAGGAGATCGACTCGCGCAGTGACATCTTCTCGGCGTGCATTGTGTTTGTGGAGGCGCTGAGCATGAATCGCCTCTTTGTGGGCAGCTCCGATCTTGATGTGATGCTCAAGGTGCGGGACGCCAACATCGATGCGAGTCTCAAGAAGATGGGGCCCCTGCCCGCGGATCTGGTGAAGATCATTCGCACCGGGTTGGCCAGACATCGCGAAGATCGCTACCAGAGCGCCGGTGAGTTCTATCAGGCGTTGATGGATTTTTGTTTTCACCACGGCATCAAAGTTAGCGGGAACGATCTTTCTAACCTGATGCGTCGGCTCTTCGCGCGAGAGATCGAAGAGGAGAAGAGCCAGCGCCGGAGTGAGCCGGGGGGGCCGGCGGCCCGACGTCCTCTTCCGAAGCCCCGGGGGGCTGTGGCCAGGGAGCCGGCTGGCGCCCGGGCGGACTCGGAGGTCGAGGCCAATGTAGCGTCGCGCTCGGTGGAGAGCGCGCAGCTTCTGGCCATGGGAGAGACCGCGGCGGTGCACGAGCCCCGGGAGAGTAATACCGGGCGGATGCCTGCCGGGGAGCTGGCCGGGCAGATCGCCCGTACTCGTGAGTCGGAAGACGAGGGCGACGAGCGCCGATATCGCTATCGGGATGGGAGCGGGCTGGTGTTCGGGCCGATGGGGCCTCAGACCCTGGTGGATCTTTTGCGGGTGCGTCGCCCGCGGGCCGAAGATCGGGTCTCGGTCGGGGAGGGGCCCTGGGTTCAACTCGATGAGATCAGCGGTATTGAGGTACCGGCGGGGCGCGCGAGTGGTCGTCGGGCCCGACCGGTGGCCGTGGAGGCTGCGCATGATGCGGTGGTCGCGGGCGCGGACACCGATGTGGTGCGCGATGTGCGTCGGGCCGTCGGGCAGATGGAAGAGGAAAGCGCGGCGTCTGGCGATACCGAGGTGGTGGTCGAGACGCGGGAGGCGCGGAGCGTCCCGGGCCTGGCGGTCGCGCCGGTGGAGCCCCCAGGGGTCACGGAGGCCGAGCTTGGCGGTCAGTCCTCGCCGGTCTCGCAGTCGCTGCCTTCTATGGTTGTGGCGACGAGTGCGGGGGCGTTGGGCTCGACCTTCCAGGAACTCAAAAATCTCTACGCAAGCTATGAGGGGGATCTGGCCGAGGTCTCGTTTGCCCGCATTCTGGGGCGTCTGCACCGCGCCGGAGAGACCGGGCGCCTTTTTGTGAGCAACGGCCAGGTGGAGAAGTCGATCTTCATTCGCGATGGGGAGCCGATCTACGTCGATTCCAACCGGCAAGAGGAGTTGTTGGGACACTTCTTGCGAACGCGCGACCTCATCACCGAAGCCGAGCTTCAGGAGGGGTTGGCCCGTCTTAACGAGTGGGGCGGTCGACTGGGGGATGCGCT is part of the Lujinxingia litoralis genome and encodes:
- a CDS encoding TetR/AcrR family transcriptional regulator, with protein sequence MTKHKSPDERADQILAAARSCFLERGYFATKMDDIARAASLSKGGVYFHFPSKREIFRALVQAEFDRSTGFMDDVMTQESDLLAQLARLGDHFIEAFAADASMPRFMLIAAEMALRDDAIRQMLLELQESYIDRLSAILEDAVERGHLRPIDTRATAIALKSLVDGVQAAYAVGYEPDRDRLLEATYALVAEGLAAQ
- a CDS encoding protein kinase domain-containing protein; translated protein: MAESNREWTKFGRYALLQKIGAGGMAEIFRAKTFGAAGFEKEFAIKLILPSLVDDTEFVDMFINEAKIAVSLYHANVVQVFDLGEIDHQYYIAMEFVHGKDLLDVLARCAELNIKIPLNLVLFIVMEMLKGLDFAHRAKDPYGDDLNIIHRDVSPSNILISYAGDVKVGDFGVAKAAIQRTLTESGTLKGKVGYMSPEQVMGEEIDSRSDIFSACIVFVEALSMNRLFVGSSDLDVMLKVRDANIDASLKKMGPLPADLVKIIRTGLARHREDRYQSAGEFYQALMDFCFHHGIKVSGNDLSNLMRRLFAREIEEEKSQRRSEPGGPAARRPLPKPRGAVAREPAGARADSEVEANVASRSVESAQLLAMGETAAVHEPRESNTGRMPAGELAGQIARTRESEDEGDERRYRYRDGSGLVFGPMGPQTLVDLLRVRRPRAEDRVSVGEGPWVQLDEISGIEVPAGRASGRRARPVAVEAAHDAVVAGADTDVVRDVRRAVGQMEEESAASGDTEVVVETREARSVPGLAVAPVEPPGVTEAELGGQSSPVSQSLPSMVVATSAGALGSTFQELKNLYASYEGDLAEVSFARILGRLHRAGETGRLFVSNGQVEKSIFIRDGEPIYVDSNRQEELLGHFLRTRDLITEAELQEGLARLNEWGGRLGDALVAVGAIPAHAIFTHLSSQMREKLLDIFTWTEGYYGYYENQEPDTQGYSLGLDTYEMIVEGSRERVALARIQELYSNRNFVSIYPNEPAPFSVDRLRLRARELRVLNQLSPGDHLRALLAKFGPEQHEMVYRTVYLLHQVEILLFEVTERVELPPVD